One Brassica napus cultivar Da-Ae chromosome A5, Da-Ae, whole genome shotgun sequence DNA window includes the following coding sequences:
- the LOC106400890 gene encoding serine/threonine-protein kinase TOR-like: MSSSSQSFSAGRPSPLASPSQSHRFCGPSATSSGGGSFDTLNRVITDLCSHGNPKEGASLAFRKHVEEAVRDLSGEASSRFMEQLYDRIATLIESSNEAENMGGLRAIDELTEIGFGENATNVSRFAGFMRTVLSKRDPEILVLASRVLGHLARAGGVMTSDEVEFQMKTAFDWLHGDRVEYRRFAAVLILKEMAENASTVFNVHVPQFVDAIWVALRDPQLQVRERAVEALRACLRVIEKRETRWRVQWYYRMFEATQDGLGRNAPVHSIHGSLLAVGELLRNTGEFMMSRYREVADIVLRYLEHRDRLVRLSITSLLPRIAHFLRDRFVTNYLTICMNHILTVLKIPAERASGFIALGEMAGALDGELIHYLPTIMSHLREAIAPRKGRPLLEAVACVGNIAKAMGSTVENYVRDLLDAMFSSGLSSTLVDALDQITISIPSLLPTVQDRLLDCISLVLSRSHYSQTKPPVTLVRSSTVSMAPQSTDLSSSAQVQLALQTLARFNFKGHDLLEFARESVVIYLDDGDATTRKNAALCCCRLIADSLSGITQFGSSRSTRAGGRRMRLVEEIVEKLLRTAVADADVNVRKSIFVALYGNQCFDDYLAQADSLTAIFASLNDEDLDVREYAISVAGRLSEKNPAYVLPALRRHLIQLLTYLEQSADNKCREESAKLLGCLVRNCERLILPYVAPVQKALVARLSEGTGVNANNNIVTGVLVTVGDLARVGGLAMRQYIPELMPLIVEALMDGAAVAKREVAVSTLGQVVQSTGYVVTPYKEYPLLLGLLLKLLKGDLVWSTRREVLKVLGIMGALDPHVHKRNQQSLSGSHGEVPRGTGDSGQPIPSIDELPVELRPSFATSEDYYSTVAINSLMRILRDPSLLSYHKRVVRSLMIIFKSMGLGCVPYLPKVLPELFHTVRTSDENLKDFITWGLGTLVSIVRQHIRKYLPELLSLVSELWSSFTLPGPVRPSRGLPVLHLLEHLCLALNDEFRTYLPVILPCFIQVLGDAERCNDYIYVPDILHTLEVFGGTLDEHMHLLLPALIRLFKVDAPVAIRRDAIKTLTRVIPCVQVTGHISALVHHLKLVLDGKNDELRKEAVDALCCLAHALGEDFTIFIESIHKLLLKHRLRHKEFEEIYARSRRREPLIVATTATQQLSRRLPVEVIRDPVIENEIDPFEEGNDKNHQVNDGRLRTAGEASQRSTKEDWEEWMRHFSIELLKESPSPALRTCAKLAQLQPFVGRELFAAGFVSCWAQLNEASQTQLVRSLEMAFSSPNIPPEILATLLNLAEFMEHDEKPLPIDIRLLGALAEKCRVFAKALHYKEMEFEGPRSRRMDANPVAIVEALIHINNQLHQHEAAVGILTYAQQHLDVQLKESWYEKLQRWDDALKAYTLKASQTSNPHLVLEATLGKMRCLAALARWEELNNLCKEYWSPAEPSARLEMAPMAANAAWNMGEWDQMAEYVSRLDDGDETKLRGLASPASSGDGSSNGTFFRAVLLVRRAKYDEAREYVERARKCLATELAALVLESYERAYSNMVRVQQLSELEEVIEYYTLPVGNNIAEERRALIRSMWTQRIQGSKRNVEVWQSLLAVRALVLPPTEDVETWLKFASLCRKSGRISQAKSTLLKLLPFDPEVSPEDMQYHGPPQVMLGYLKYQWSLGEERKRKEAFAKLQILTRELSSVPHSQSDMMASMVSSKGANVPLLARVNLKLGTWQWALSPGLNDGSIQEILDAFSKSTIYAPKWAKAWHTWALFNTAVMSHYISKGQIASQFVAAAVTGYFHSIACAANAKGVDDSLQDILRLLTLWFNHGATADVQTALKRGFSHVSIDTWLVVLPQIIARIHSNNRAVRELIQSLLIRIGENHPQALMYPLLVACKSISNLRRAAAQEVVDQVRQHSGALVDQAQLVSHELIRVAILWHEMWHEALEEASRLYFGEHNIEGMLKVLEPLHEMLEEGARKDNVTIQERAFIEAYRHELLEAYECCINYKRTGKDAELTQAWDLYYHVFKRIDKQLASLTTLDLESVSPELLLCRDLELAVPGTYRADAPVVTIASFSRQLLVITSKQRPRKLTIHGNDGEDYAFLLKGHEDLRQDERVMQLFGLVNTLLENSRKTAEKDLSIQRYSVIPLSPNSGLIGWVPNCDTLHHLIREYRDARKIILNQEHKHMLSFAPNYDNLPLIAKIEVFEYALENTEGNDLSRVLWLKSRSSEVWLERRTNYTRSLAVMSMVGYILGLGDRHPSNLMLDRYSGKILHIDFGDCFEASMNREKFPEKVPFRLTRMLVKAMEVSGIEGNFRSTCENVMQVLRTNKDSVMAMMEAFVHDPLINWRLFNFNEVPQLALLGNNNPNGPANVEPEEVDEDPADVDLPQPQRSTREKEILQAVNMLGDANEVLNERAVVVMARMSHKLTGRDFSTSAVPSNPIADHNNLLGGDSHEVEHGLSVKVQVQKLIDQATSHENLCQNYVGWCPFW; the protein is encoded by the exons ATGTCTTCCTCGTCGCAATCGTTTTCGGCTGGACGGCCTTCACCCCTGGCTTCTCCGTCGCAATCTCACCGCTTTTGTGGGCCTTCAGCTACATCTTCTGGCGGCGGAAGCTTCGACACTTTGAACCGTGTCATCACTGACCTTTGCAGCCATGGTAATCCTAAG GAAGGAGCTTCTTTAGCTTTTAGGAAACATGTGGAGGAAGCAGTTCGTGATCTTAGCGGTGAAGCTTCCTCTAGGTTCATGGAACAGTTATATGACAGGATTGCTACTTTAATTGAGAGCTCGAATGAGGCTGAAAACATGGGTGGCCTTAGAGCCATCGATGAGTTGACAGAGATTGGTTTTGGTGAGAATGCTACAAATGTTTCTCGCTTTGCGGGTTTTATGAGGACTGTGTTGTCCAAGCGTGACCCTGAAATCTTGGTGCTTGCTAGTAGAGTTTTGGGCCACCTTGCTCGAGCTGGTGGAGTCATGACTTCTGATGAAGTCGAGTTTCAG ATGAAAACTGCTTTTGATTGGCTTCACGGAGACAGGGTGGAATATCGTCGTTTCGCCGCTGTTCTAATTTTGAAG GAGATGGCAGAAAATGCATCCACTGTCTTTAATGTTCACGTCCCTCAATTTGTGGATGCGATCTGGGTTGCATTAAGGGATCCCCAGTTGCAAGTACGGGAGCGAGCTGTTGAAGCTTTACGTGCTTGCCTTCGCGTTATCGAGAAAAGGGAGACTCGATGGCGTGTACAATG GTACTATCGAATGTTTGAAGCTACACAGGATGGGTTGGGCAGAAATGCTCCGGTCCATAGTATTCATGGTTCCTTACTTGCTGTGGGGGAGCTATTGAG GAATACTGGTGAGTTCATGATGTCTAGGTACCGAGAAGTTGCTGACATTGTCCTTAGATACCTTGAACATCGTGATCGCCTTGTTCGCCTTAGCATCACCTCGTTGCTGCCTCGAATTGCTCATTTCCTCCGTGACCGCTTTGTTACAAACTATTTAACG ATATGTATGAATCATATTCTTACTGTGTTAAAAATACCGGCTGAACGTGCTAGTGGATTCATCGCCCTTGGGGAAATGGCTGGTGCTTTGGATGGTGAGCTTATCCACTATTTGCCGACTATTATGTCTCATCTGCGGGAGGCG ATTGCTCCACGTAAAGGTAGACCTTTGCTTGAAGCTGTGGCTTGTGTTGGTAACATCGCGAAGGCAATGGGATCCACGGTGGAAAATTATGTTCGAGATCTTCTAGATGCTATGTTTTCTTCTGGTCTCTCTTCTACGCTTGTTGACGCTCTTGATCAGATAACCATTAG CATTCCTTCATTGCTGCCGACGGTACAAGATCGGCTTCTAGATTGCATTTCATTGGTTCTTTCAAGATCTCATTATTCTCAAACCAAGCCTCCTGTTACCCTGGTTCGAAGTAGTACAGTTAGCATGGCACCACAGTCTACTGATCTTAGTAGTTCAGCCCAAGTTCAACTAGCCCTGCAGACTCTGGCTCGTTTCAATTTCAAG GGGCATGATCTTCTTGAATTCGCTAGGGAGTCGGTTGTTATTTATTTGGATGATGGGGATGCAACCACAAGAAAAAATGCTGCTTTGTGCTGTTGTAGACTAATTGCAGATTCCTTATCGGGGATCACGCAGTTTGGCTCAAGCAGGTCAACTCGAGCTGGAGGAAGACGAATGCGCCTTGTGGAAGAG ATTGTGGAAAAGCTTCTCAGGACAGCTGTTGCAGATGCTGATGTAAATGTTCGCAAGTCTATATTCGTTGCTTTGTATGGCAACCAATGTTTCGATGATTATCTAGCACAGGCTGATAGTTTGACTGCCATTTTTGCTTCATTAAATGATGAG GACCTTGATGTACGAGAATATGCCATCTCAGTTGCTGGGAGGTTATCCGAAAAAAACCCAGCATACGTTCTTCCAGCACTTCGTCGCCATCTTATACAACTGTTAACCTATCTTGAGCAGAG TGCGGATAACAAGTGCAGAGAAGAGAGTGCGAAGCTCCTCGGTTGTTTAGTTCGAAATTGTGAACGGCTCATTCTTCCATATGTAGCTCCTGTGCAAAAG GCACTTGTTGCAAGACTTAGTGAAGGAACTGGAGTGAATGCTAACAATAATATTGTCACTGGAGTTCTCGTAACTGTTGGGGATCTTGCAAGAGTG GGTGGCTTGGCAATGAGACAATATATTCCGGAGCTAATGCCTTTGATTGTTGAAGCTTTAATGGATGGAGCTGCTGTAGCAAAACGTGAGGTGGCTGTTTCCACCCTTGGTCAAGTCGTTCAAAGTACAGG GTATGTTGTGACTCCATACAAGGAATACCCGTTGTTGCTTGGCTTACTCTTGAAATTGCTTAAGGGTGACTTAGTGTGGTCTACCAGACGAGAAGTGCTCAAG GTTCTTGGAATTATGGGCGCTTTGGATCCTCATGTGCATAAACGTAACCAGCAAAGTTTATCAGGATCACATGGTGAAGTTCCTCGGGGTACTGGTGATTCAGGTCAACCTATTCCATCGATTGATGAGTTACCTGTGGAACTCCGGCCATCATTTGCTACATCTGAGGATTATTACTCTACG GTTGCTATCAACTCGCTTATGCGAATTCTTAGAGATCCATCACTTCTTAGTTACCACAAAAGGGTTGTTAGATCTCTGATGATCATTTTTAAG TCAATGGGATTGGGATGCGTGCCTTATTTGCCAAAG GTTTTACCTGAGCTTTTTCACACTGTCCGCACTTCTGATGAAAACTTAAAGGACTTCATTACATGGGGTCTTGGGACTCTTGTTTCCATCGTGCGCCAG CACATACGAAAGTATCTGCCAGAGTTGCTCTCACTAGTCTCTGAACTATGGTCATCCTTCACCTTGCCAGGTCCCGTACGCCCCTCTCGTGGTCTTCCG GTTCTGCATCTACTGGAACATCTTTGTTTGGCACTTAATGATGAATTCAGAACTTATCTTCCAGTCATCCTTCCATGTTTCATCCAAGTATTAGGTGATGCGGAGCGGTGTAATGATTATATCTATGTTCCTGATATTCTCCACACACTCGAAGTGTTTGGCG GTACACTTGATGAGCACATGCATTTACTCCTTCCTGCCCTTATCCGATTGTTTAAAGTAGATGCTCCTGTAGCTATAAGACGCGATGCCATCAAAACTTTGACAAGAGTTATCCCGTGTGTTCAG GTTACTGGTCACATCTCCGCTCTTGTGCATCACTTGAAGCTAGTATTAGATGG GAAGAATGATGAGTTGCGGAAAGAGGCTGTCGATGCACTATGCTGTTTGGCTCATGCTCTTGGAGAGGACTTCACCATATTCATTGAATCAATTCACAAGCTTTTGTTGAAGCATCGCTTGCGG CATAAAGAGTTTGAGGAAATTTATGCTCGATCCCGGAGACGTGAACCATTGATTGTAGCTACAACAGCCACTCAACAGTTAAGTAGGCGACTGCCAGTCGAGGTTATCAGGGATCCTGTAATTGAGAATGAGATCGATCCTTTTGAAGAAGGAAACGACAAAAACCATCAG GTTAATGATGGTAGACTACGGACAGCTGGAGAAGCTTCTCAACGCAGTACCAAGGAAGACTGGGAAGAATGGATGAGACATTTTAGTATTGAATTACTTAAAGAGTCTCCCTCTCCAGCATTGAGAACTTGTGCAAAACTTGCTCAGTTGCAG CCTTTTGTCGGGAGAGAATTGTTTGCCGCTGGCTTTGTCAGTTGCTGGGCACAGCTGAATGAAGCTAGCCAAACGCAGTTAGTTAGGAGCTTGGAGATGGCTTTTTCATCTCCAAATATCCCTCCTGAGATTTTGGCGACACTACTTAATTTG GCAGAGTTTATGGAACATGATGAAAAGCCTCTTCCCATTGATATTCGTCTCCTGGGGGCTCTTGCTGAAAAG TGCCGTGTTTTTGCCAAAGCTTTGCACTATAAAGAGATGGAATTTGAGGGTCCACGGTCCAGGAGGATGGATGCCAACCCAGTTGCTATTGTTGAGGCActtatacacataaataatcaATTACACCAGCATGAG GCTGCTGTCGGCATACTGACCTATGCTCAACAACATCTTGATGTGCAATTAAAAGAATCATG GTACGAGAAGCTGCAGCGATGGGACGATGCACTCAAGGCGTACACTTTGAAAGCATCTCAAACATCTAATCCCCATCTTGTATTAGAAGCCACATTAG GAAAAATGAGATGTCTCGCTGCACTTgcacgatgggaagagctaaATAATCTCTGCAAGGAGTACTGGAGTCCAGCTGAGCCATCTGCACGTCTGGAAATGGCACCAATG GCTGCCAATGCTGCGTGGAATATGGGAGAGTGGGATCAAATGGCGGAATATGTGTCTCGGTTAGATGATGGCGATGAAACAAAGCTTAGGGGTTTAGCAAGCCCTGCTTCAAGTGGCGATGGAAGCAGCAATGGCACATTCTTCAGGGCTGTTTTGTTAGTTCGGAGGGCGAAG TATGATGAGGCGCGGGAATATGTTGAAAGAGCTAGAAAATGTCTTGCGACAGAACTTGCAGCGCTG GTTTTGGAGAGTTACGAGCGTGCTTACAGCAATATGGTTCGAGTCCAGCAGCTGTCAGAACTAGAAGAG GTAATTGAATATTATACGCTGCCTGTGGGAAATAATATTGCTGAAGAACGGAGAGCCCTAATTCGTAGTATGTGGACTCAGCGGATTCAGGGATCTAAGCGTAATGTAGAG GTGTGGCAATCACTTTTGGCTGTTCGGGCACTTGTGCTACCTCCTACAGAAGATGTTGAAACTTGGCTCAAGTTTGCCTCGCTTTGTCGAAAAAGTGGGAGGATCAGTCAGGCAAAGTCTACTCTACTCAAGCTCTTGCCG TTTGATCCAGAAGTATCACCAGAAGACATGCAATATCACGGACCTCCACAAGTGATGCTTGGATATTTAAAATACCAATGGTCACTTGGAGAGGAACGCAAGCGCAAAGAGGCGTTTGCCAAGCTGCAA ATTCTGACGAGAGAACTCTCAAGTGTGCCACATTCTCAGTCTGACATGATGGCTAGTATGGTATCTAGCAAGGGAGCAAATGTTCCACTTCTTGCACGTGTAAATCTCAAATTGGGAACATGGCAGTGGGCACTTTCTCCCGGATTGAATGATGGGTCTATTCAAG AAATTCTTGATGCCTTTAGCAAATCTACCATCTATGCTCCTAAATGGGCTAAGGCATGGCACACATGGGCGTTATTCAATACGGCAGTGATGTCTCATTACATATCAAAAGGTCAAATTGCTTCTCAGTTTGTTGCTGCTGCAGTCACTGGATACTTCCATTCTATAGCATGTGCAGCGAATGCGAAAGGAGTTGATGATAGTTTACAG GATATACTGCGTCTTCTCACGTTATGGTTCAACCATGGAGCTACGGCTGATGTCCAAACAGCATTGAAGAGAGGATTCAGTCATGTCAGCATTGACACATGGCTTGTTGTGTTGCCTCAAATAATTGCTAGGATACATTCAAATAACCGTGCTGTCAGGGAATTGATACAGTCTCTTCTCATCCGCATAGGAGAAAACCACCCACAG GCTCTTATGTATCCCCTTCTCGTTGCATGTAAATCAATAAGCAATCTGCGGAGAGCTGCAGCTCAAGAGGTGGTTGATCAAGTTCGCCAGCACAGTGGCGCCCTTGTGGATCAG gcaCAACTTGTATCACATGAACTTATCAGGGTTGCTATACTCTGGCATGAAATGTGGCATGAAGCACTAGAAGAAGCTAGTCGCTTGTATTTTGGAGAACATAACATTGAAGGAATGCTGAAAGTACTTGAGCCATTACATGAGATGCTTGAAGAAGGTGCAAGAAAGGACAATGTGACCATACAAGAGAGAGCATTTATAGAG GCATACCGTCACGAACTACTAGAGGCATATGAATGTTGTATCAATTACAAGAGAACTGGAAAAGATGCTGAACTTACACAG GCTTGGGATCTTTACTATCACGTATTCAAACGGATTGACAAACAGCTTGCCAGTCTCACAACATTGGATTTGGAA TCTGTATCTCCTGAATTGCTGCTGTGTCGTGACTTGGAGCTAGCTGTTCCTGGAACATACCGTGCGG ATGCCCCCGTTGTGACGATAGCATCGTTTTCTCGTCAACTTCTTGTCATAACATCTAAACAACGACCACGGAAATTGACTATTCACGGAAATGACGGTGAGGACTATGCATTTTTGTTAAAGGGACATGAAGATTTAAGGCAAGATGAGCGTGTTATGCAg CTTTTTGGTTTGGTGAACACTTTGCTCGAGAATTCCAGAAAAACAGCAGAAAAAGATTTGTCCATCCAACGGTATTCTGTAATACCATTATCTCCCAATAGTGGACTCATTGGATGGGTTCCCAACTGCGATACCCTTCACCATCTTATTCGAGAATACAGAGATGCACGAAAG ATCATTCTTAATCAAGAACACAAACATATGTTGAGTTTTGCTCCAAACTACGACAATCTACCGCTCATAGCAAAGATTGAAGTATTTGAGTACGCTCTTGAAAACACAGAGGGAAATGATCTGTCCAGG GTTCTCTGGTTAAAAAGTCGCTCGTCAGAGGTATGGCTGGAGAGAAGAACCAACTATACTAGAAGTTTAGCCGTTATGAGTATG GTTGGTTATATTCTTGGGTTAGGTGATCGACACCCAAGTAACCTTATGCTAGATAGATACAG TGGGAAAATCTTGCATATTGATTTCGGAGATTGTTTTGAGGCGTCTATGAATAGAGAGAAGTTTCCTGAAAAG GTTCCGTTCCGTCTGACAAGAATGCTTGTCAAAGCAATGGAAGTAAGTGGCATCGAAGGAAACTTCCGGTCGACATGCGAAAATGTTATGCAAGTTCTCAGAACCAACAAAGACAGTGTAATGGCAATGATGGAGGCGTTTGTGCATGATCCTTTAATCAATTGGCGTCTTTTTAATTTCAATGAAGTCCCTCAACTAGCCCTACTCGGTAACAACAATCCCAACGGTCCTGCTAATGTTGAACCTGAGGAAGTAGATGAAGATCCTGCTGATGTAGACCTTCCTCAGCCTCAAAGGAGTACTCGAGAGAAGGAAATTCTTCag GCTGTGAATATGCTTGGAGATGCAAATGAGGTATTGAACGAGCGTGCAGTAGTTGTCATGGCTCGTATGAGTCATAAGCTTACAGGCCGTGATTTCTCTACGTCTGCGGTTCCAAGCAATCCCATTGCTGATCACAATAACTTGCTCGGAGGAGATTCTCATGAAGTCGAACATGGTTTGTCTGTGAAAGTTCAGGTTCAAAAGCTAATTGATCAAGCCACTTCCCATGAAAATCTATGTCAAAATTATGTTGG GTGGTGCCCTTTCTGGTGA